The Magnolia sinica isolate HGM2019 chromosome 9, MsV1, whole genome shotgun sequence genome contains a region encoding:
- the LOC131255958 gene encoding disease resistance protein RPM1-like, which translates to MVRGLLESKKYLIILDDVWTVNDWNKLNVVFSDCGCGSRLVVTTRDFDVATAAGEGSRVCKLRLLDQEEAWVLFCKKAFPTEPCPLELEPLARSIVEKCEGLPLAIIAMGGLLSLRDKTALGWNRIYKNLSWQLTNNQMLEPVKRILLLSFYDLPYRLKHCFLYCCMFPEDYVIHRKQLIRLWVAEGFVEETGKITMEEVAEDYLKELIHRNILQVVEKNLFGRLKACRMHDIVREVALSVSREEKFCTTYDELQERQNGKVRRMSIYSSGEINHSSAGMTHLRSLMVFDGNMSLSSSLSTMASSFRLLRVLNLERVPIESIPDEVTNMFNLRYLNLRETKVRELPESLWKPQNLQTLDVRNTGLERLPSGIVKLCKLRHLFINQMTNVSRNSVNFFRSIPVPIRICNLTSLQTLSAIEDREGEIVRKVGNLTQLRSLGISKVREIDGAELCNSIGKMKHLLKLRVTATREEETLELEALSPNPPPLLHKLFLYGRLEKMPPWLSSLVNLTHLGLYYSKLREEDPLSSLQALPNLVFLFLWNAYEGQQLCFRDGRFTKLSILSLRGMKELNRIVIEKGALATIQELILINCGELKTLPEGIEYLTGLQQLTLLEMPTELTDRLKLKDGSEEDRRKVGHIPIIERGQWTEAEEWVTERLN; encoded by the coding sequence ATGGTTAGAGGACTTCTCGAATCAAAAAAGTACCTCATTATCTTGGATGATGTCTGGACTGTGAATGATTGGAATAAATTAAATGTCGTATTTTCAGATTGTGGATGTGGAAGCAGGTTAGTAGTTACGACCAGAGACTTCGATGTGGCTACTGCAGCAGGAGAGGGGAGCCGTGTCTGCAAGCTTCGGCTTCTAGATCAAGAAGAGGCCTGGGTGCTTTTCTGTAAGAAGGCATTTCCGACTGAACCCTGTCCTTTAGAGCTTGAGCCATTGGCTCGATCTATAGTAGAAAAATGTGAAGGCTTGCCGCTTGCTATTATTGCCATGGGCGGCCTCCTGTCATTGAGAGACAAGACTGCATTGGGATGGAATCGAATCTACAAAAACCTGAGCTGGCAATTGACAAACAATCAAATGCTTGAACCAGTAAAGCGCATCCTGTTGCTTAGCTTCTATGATCTACCGTACCGCCTTAAGCACTGCTTCCTGTATTGTTGTATGTTTCCGGAGGATTACGTAATTCACCGCAAGCAGCTGATTAGGTTGTGGGTGGCAGAGGGTTTTGTGGAGGAGACGGGTAAAATTACAATGGAGGAGGTGGCAGAAGACTACCTGAAGGAACTCATCCATCGAAACATACTTCAGGTTGTTGAGAAGAACTTGTTCGGAAGGTTGAAAGCTTGTCGAATGCACGATATTGTGCGTGAAGTGGCATTATCAGTAAGTCGCGAAGAAAAGTTCTGCACGACATACGATGAGCTGCAAGAAAGGCAAAATGGCAAAGTCCGCCGCATGTCAATCTACAGTAGTGGCGAAATTAATCATTCGAGCGCAGGTATGACACATCTTCGTTCCCTCATGGTGTTTGATGGAAACATGTCTCTTTCATCCTCTTTAAGTACGATGGCATCAAGCTTTAGATTGCTGAGGGTCCTAAATCTAGAAAGAGTTCCTATCGAAAGCATACCAGATGAAGTGACTAACATGTTCAATTTACGATATCTAAACTTAAGGGAAACTAAAGTTAGGGAGCTTCCTGAATCTTTATGGAAGCCACAGAACCTTCAAACACTGGACGTCAGGAATACGGGGCTAGAGAGGCTACCCAGTGGGATTGTGAAGCTATGTAAACTACGACACCTGTTTATTAATCAAATGACTAACGTGTCTCGAAATAGTGTTAATTTCTTCAGAAGCATCCCAGTTCCTATAAGAATATGTAATTTAACAAGTTTACAGACTCTAAGTGCTATCGAAGACAGAGAAGGGGAGATTGTTAGAAAAGTTGGGAACTTAACCCAACTTAGAAGTCTTGGCATTTCTAAGGTCAGAGAAATCGATGGAGCTGAGTTGTGCAATTCAATCGGAAAGATGAAACACCTTCTGAAGTTGAGGGTGACTGCAACTAGAGAGGAAGAAACACTTGAATTGGAAGCACTCTCTCCTAACCCTCCACCGCTTCTTCATAAGCTTTTCCTGTACGGGCGTTTGGAGAAGATGCCTCCATGGCTTAGCTCCCTTGTGAACCTCACTCATTTGGGTTTATATTACTCTAAGCTGAGAGAAGAAGATCCGCTTTCATCACTCCAAGCATTGCCCAATCTGGTGTTCCTTTTTCTTTGGAATGCCTATGAAGGGCAGCAGTTGTGTTTCCGCGATGGACGGTTTACTAAGCTCAGTATACTTTCTTTACGGGGTATGAAAGAACTAAATCGGATAGTAATAGAAAAGGGAGCATTGGCAACCATCCAAGAGCTAATTCTGATCAACTGTGGAGAGTTGAAGACTCTTCCAGAAGGGATTGAATACCTCACCGGACTCCAACAGCTGACCTTATTGGAGATGCCAACGGAATTGACAGATAGGTTGAAACTAAAAGATGGAAGCGAGGAGGACCGTAGAAAGGTGGGGCACATCCCCATCATCGAGCGTGGACAGTGGACAGAAGCGGAGGAATGGGTCACGGAACGACTAAACTAG